One Gemella haemolysans ATCC 10379 DNA segment encodes these proteins:
- a CDS encoding glycoside hydrolase family 13 protein: protein MIKFNPIKNKYPQGALKNNDDFYFEVFIKDDFYFNDFKIIIKNEYTGELISKSLEFKEKARENYSTYHVTFEPFNTGLYFYHFEVHFDSFYVYLKNDKLDAKLVNSKDELPDWQLTVYDKNFTTPDWYKGSIMYQIFPDRFKRSEKFIAKVAKNENVRIRHENWNSIPHSSITHENYGAKDFLMGNLLGIEEEKEYFKKLNIESIYLNPIVESPENHRYSTSDYFNVDPYFGTNEQFEKFCKEFKDNNIRIILDGVFSHTGSDSIYFNRYNNYDSIGAYNSQNSPYYSWFNFINFPNEYHSWWGFDNLPTVIKENKEYSDFINNKDSGVVNFWQKLGIAGWRLDVADEFPDEFLDRIRESAKYYDKDALIIGEVWEDATNKISYNTRRRYFLGNQLDSVMNYPWKNAIINFVKNKNAEDFTLEILKLVENYPRPALDAVMNLLGSHDTERVLTMLAFDNPEDVPVHERPTYKMSNEQYAKAKELLKYASFIQFTLPGVPCIYYGDEIGMYGFRDPYNRLGYTHNDKDEDLLNHYIKLSNFRNENKDDFITNFEFTYTNNKCVAYRRNNVLCIINLDSKAHFVENYSGEKLFGNNNVYSTPFGTVIPPKSYVAIKIK from the coding sequence ATGATTAAATTTAATCCAATAAAAAATAAATACCCTCAGGGGGCATTAAAAAATAATGATGATTTCTATTTTGAAGTATTTATTAAGGATGATTTTTACTTTAATGACTTTAAAATAATTATTAAAAATGAATATACAGGTGAACTTATTTCAAAAAGTTTAGAGTTTAAAGAAAAAGCTAGAGAGAACTACTCTACTTATCATGTAACTTTTGAACCATTTAATACTGGTCTTTATTTTTATCATTTTGAAGTTCACTTTGACAGTTTTTATGTTTATTTAAAAAATGATAAACTCGACGCTAAGTTGGTAAATAGCAAAGACGAGCTACCTGATTGGCAGTTGACAGTATACGATAAAAACTTCACTACACCAGATTGGTATAAAGGGTCTATAATGTATCAAATTTTCCCAGATAGATTTAAGCGTAGCGAGAAATTCATAGCAAAAGTCGCAAAGAATGAAAATGTAAGAATTAGACATGAAAATTGGAATAGTATTCCTCATTCATCTATCACTCATGAAAATTATGGAGCTAAAGATTTTCTAATGGGGAATCTACTAGGGATTGAAGAAGAAAAAGAATATTTCAAAAAATTAAATATCGAGAGCATCTATCTTAACCCAATCGTTGAAAGTCCAGAAAATCATCGTTATTCTACTTCAGATTATTTTAACGTTGATCCATATTTTGGTACTAATGAACAATTTGAAAAGTTTTGTAAAGAATTTAAAGATAATAATATTAGAATCATACTAGATGGTGTATTTAGTCATACCGGTTCAGATAGTATCTATTTCAATAGGTATAATAACTATGATAGCATCGGAGCTTATAATTCACAAAATTCACCATATTATTCTTGGTTTAATTTCATAAATTTCCCTAACGAATATCATTCGTGGTGGGGATTTGATAACTTACCTACAGTAATAAAAGAAAATAAAGAATACAGCGATTTTATTAATAATAAGGATAGTGGGGTTGTCAACTTTTGGCAAAAACTTGGAATTGCTGGATGGAGACTTGATGTTGCTGATGAATTTCCTGACGAATTTTTAGATAGAATTCGTGAAAGTGCGAAATACTATGATAAAGATGCTCTAATCATTGGTGAAGTTTGGGAAGATGCAACTAATAAGATTTCATACAATACTCGTCGTCGTTATTTCTTAGGTAATCAACTTGATAGTGTTATGAACTATCCTTGGAAAAACGCAATTATTAATTTTGTAAAAAATAAAAACGCAGAAGACTTTACTCTTGAAATTTTAAAACTAGTAGAAAATTATCCCCGACCAGCTCTTGATGCTGTAATGAACTTATTAGGAAGTCATGATACAGAACGAGTATTAACTATGCTAGCATTTGATAATCCTGAAGATGTTCCTGTTCATGAAAGACCAACATATAAAATGTCTAATGAACAATATGCTAAAGCGAAAGAACTCCTTAAGTATGCTAGTTTTATTCAATTTACTCTACCTGGTGTTCCTTGTATTTATTATGGTGATGAAATTGGAATGTACGGCTTTAGAGATCCTTATAATCGTTTAGGGTATACACATAATGATAAGGATGAAGATTTGTTAAATCACTATATTAAACTATCAAACTTTAGAAATGAAAATAAAGATGATTTTATCACAAACTTCGAGTTTACTTATACAAACAACAAGTGTGTTGCATATAGACGAAATAATGTTCTTTGTATTATAAATCTTGATTCTAAAGCTCATTTTGTTGAAAATTACTCTGGTGAAAAACTATTTGGAAATAACAACGTTTATTCTACACCTTTCGGAACAGTTATTCCACCTAAGAGTTATGTTGCTATAAAAATTAAATAA
- a CDS encoding glucose-1-phosphate adenylyltransferase, with amino-acid sequence MARKKEVVAMLLAGGQGTRLQVLTKDMAKPAVPFGGKYRIIDFPLSNCANSGISTVGVLTQFMPLELNSYMGNGQPWDLDRMDGGLSILPPYTAGKTGEWYKGTANAIYQNIKYIEQYNPEYVLILSGDHIYKMNYKEMLDFHKQKGADLTIAHINVPIEEASRFGILNTNTDLKVTEFLEKPENPISTKASMGIYIFSWKELREYLIRDEENPDSEKDFGKNIIPMMLNEGKNIYAYPFYGYWKDVGTIESLWEANMDLIKNKENFNIDDRLWRIYYRHEGAMPQYLGHSANVKNSMISDGTAVYGAVSESIISSGVRIEEGAEVVGSIIMKDVLIEKGAKVYNSIIAEGSIVKENVEVGHREIVIGKEQITVIGRDEVVNDNRKVEGK; translated from the coding sequence ATGGCACGAAAAAAAGAAGTAGTAGCTATGCTACTAGCAGGAGGACAAGGTACGAGGCTTCAAGTATTAACTAAAGATATGGCTAAACCAGCTGTACCTTTTGGTGGGAAATATAGAATTATCGATTTTCCATTATCAAATTGTGCGAACTCTGGAATTTCAACAGTTGGGGTATTAACGCAGTTTATGCCACTTGAGCTTAACTCATACATGGGGAATGGTCAACCATGGGATTTAGATAGAATGGATGGTGGATTATCAATTCTACCACCTTATACTGCAGGTAAAACGGGAGAATGGTACAAGGGAACAGCAAATGCGATTTATCAAAATATTAAATACATAGAGCAATACAATCCTGAATACGTACTTATCTTATCTGGAGATCATATTTACAAAATGAATTATAAAGAAATGTTAGATTTCCATAAACAAAAAGGTGCTGACTTAACAATAGCACATATAAATGTTCCTATTGAAGAAGCGAGCCGTTTTGGTATTTTAAATACAAATACAGATTTAAAAGTTACAGAGTTTCTAGAAAAACCAGAAAATCCAATATCTACAAAAGCATCAATGGGTATTTATATTTTTAGTTGGAAAGAACTTAGAGAATACCTGATACGTGATGAGGAAAATCCTGATAGTGAAAAAGACTTCGGTAAAAATATTATTCCAATGATGTTAAATGAAGGTAAAAACATCTATGCTTATCCATTTTATGGATATTGGAAAGATGTAGGTACAATAGAAAGCTTATGGGAAGCTAATATGGACCTTATTAAAAATAAAGAGAATTTCAATATTGATGATAGATTATGGAGAATTTACTATCGTCATGAAGGTGCTATGCCACAATACTTAGGACATAGTGCAAATGTAAAAAATTCTATGATTTCTGATGGTACTGCAGTTTATGGTGCTGTTTCTGAATCAATTATTTCTTCAGGTGTTAGAATCGAAGAAGGTGCAGAAGTTGTAGGAAGCATAATAATGAAAGATGTACTAATAGAAAAAGGTGCTAAAGTCTATAATTCAATTATTGCTGAAGGTTCGATAGTTAAAGAAAATGTAGAAGTTGGTCACAGAGAAATAGTTATAGGAAAAGAACAAATAACGGTAATCGGTAGGGATGAAGTTGTAAATGACAATAGGAAAGTAGAGGGAAAATAA
- the ppc gene encoding phosphoenolpyruvate carboxylase, with the protein MQNTRLESNVNENIIQEEIQILTEMLLKATQKMISENTFEKIVELKALADEKNYEKLNLIIKDLTQEEMEIVANFFSILPLLINIAEDVDLAYEVNYKNNIGETYVGKLSESIKNIKDKNILENINVVPVLTAHPTQVQRKTVLDLTEKLHTLLRKHRDVKNGLINERKWKNAIQKHIEILTQSDIIREKKLKVANEITNVLEYYNLSFIKAVAKLMTEYKLLLEENKIELKNETPITMGMWIGGDRDGNPFVTAETLNLSAMKQCELIIAYYIEKLNSLYRTFSMSSHVAKGSKELEELANRSSDTSEYREKELYRRAISYIKEKLENTREYLLQDKEIGDKYLTVDEFVADLIIIEKSLLENKGEILVTGEFEELLNVVKIFGFYLASIDMRQDSSVYEASVAELLSSANIEKDYSSLSEEEKCELLLNQLKEDPRPLSINDENKQSEELRKELAIFRTARKLKDKLGDNVIKQNIISHTTSVSDLLELAIMLKEVGLVGSDFARLQLVPLFETIEDLENSYEVMDKYLSLDIVKKWVSDNSRYQEIMLGYSDSNKDGGYLSSGWSLYKAQQELSSLGEKYNIKVTFFHGRGGTVGRGGGPSYDAIISQPLGSVQDRIRLTEQGEIIAAKYGNSDAAYYNLEALFSAVIHRMNADKVNTDIRDIPEIQVIMDEIVEDSYNKYRELVFENPNFYNYFFEATPIKEISSLNIGSRPASRKKITDIGGLRAIPWVFSWSQSRIMLPGWYGVGTAFSNYINKDKGNIEKLRKMYKEWPFFTSLLSNVDMVMAKSDMDIAREYANLCKEEETKKIYEEILREWNLTKQVVLEISEHKEFLEDNTYLTQSLENRLQYFNTLNLIQLELIKRSREGKLLESQINTIHITINGVATGLRNSG; encoded by the coding sequence ATGCAAAACACAAGATTAGAAAGCAATGTAAATGAAAATATTATACAAGAAGAGATTCAAATTCTTACAGAAATGCTGTTAAAAGCAACACAAAAAATGATTTCTGAAAATACATTTGAAAAAATTGTAGAATTAAAAGCGTTAGCAGATGAAAAAAATTACGAAAAATTAAATCTTATAATTAAAGATTTAACTCAAGAAGAAATGGAAATTGTTGCAAATTTCTTTTCAATTTTACCATTATTAATTAACATAGCTGAAGATGTTGATTTAGCTTATGAAGTTAACTATAAAAATAATATAGGTGAAACATATGTAGGGAAATTATCTGAGTCTATTAAAAATATTAAAGATAAAAATATCTTAGAAAATATTAATGTAGTACCAGTATTAACAGCGCATCCAACACAAGTTCAACGTAAAACAGTTCTTGATTTAACGGAAAAATTACACACATTATTAAGAAAACACCGTGATGTAAAAAATGGTTTAATAAATGAAAGAAAATGGAAAAATGCAATCCAAAAACATATTGAAATATTAACACAAAGTGATATTATTCGTGAGAAAAAATTAAAAGTAGCTAACGAAATCACAAATGTATTAGAATATTATAACCTATCATTTATTAAAGCAGTTGCAAAGTTAATGACTGAGTATAAATTATTGTTAGAAGAAAATAAGATAGAATTAAAAAATGAGACTCCAATAACAATGGGAATGTGGATTGGTGGCGACCGTGATGGAAATCCATTTGTAACAGCTGAAACATTAAATCTATCAGCTATGAAACAATGTGAGCTTATTATAGCTTATTATATTGAAAAACTAAATAGTTTATATAGAACTTTCTCAATGTCATCTCATGTTGCTAAAGGAAGTAAAGAACTAGAAGAATTGGCAAATCGTTCAAGTGATACTTCTGAATATAGAGAAAAAGAATTATACAGAAGAGCGATATCATATATTAAAGAAAAACTTGAAAATACTAGAGAGTATTTATTACAAGATAAAGAAATTGGAGATAAATATCTTACAGTTGATGAGTTTGTCGCTGATTTAATAATAATTGAAAAGTCATTATTAGAGAATAAAGGTGAAATCTTAGTAACCGGTGAATTTGAAGAATTGCTTAATGTTGTTAAAATCTTTGGATTCTATTTAGCAAGTATAGATATGCGTCAAGATTCAAGTGTCTATGAAGCATCAGTTGCTGAATTGCTAAGTAGTGCTAATATTGAAAAAGATTATAGTTCACTTAGTGAAGAAGAAAAATGTGAACTTCTATTAAATCAATTAAAAGAAGATCCACGTCCACTAAGTATTAATGATGAAAACAAACAATCAGAAGAATTAAGAAAAGAATTAGCAATATTTAGAACAGCTAGAAAATTAAAAGATAAACTAGGTGATAATGTTATTAAACAAAACATTATTTCACACACAACAAGTGTTTCTGACTTATTAGAACTTGCAATTATGCTAAAAGAAGTCGGATTAGTGGGAAGTGACTTTGCAAGATTGCAACTTGTACCATTATTCGAAACAATCGAAGACTTAGAGAATTCATATGAAGTAATGGATAAATACTTAAGTCTAGATATTGTAAAAAAATGGGTAAGTGATAATAGCAGATACCAAGAGATTATGTTAGGATACTCAGATAGTAACAAAGATGGTGGATATTTATCATCTGGATGGTCGTTATATAAAGCTCAACAGGAACTATCATCATTAGGAGAAAAATATAATATTAAAGTTACATTCTTCCATGGACGTGGTGGTACTGTTGGGCGTGGTGGTGGTCCAAGTTATGATGCGATTATCTCTCAGCCATTAGGAAGTGTTCAAGATAGAATACGTCTGACAGAGCAAGGTGAAATTATTGCGGCTAAGTATGGTAATAGTGATGCTGCATATTATAACTTAGAAGCGCTATTCTCAGCTGTAATTCATAGAATGAACGCTGATAAAGTGAATACTGATATTAGAGATATACCTGAAATCCAAGTTATTATGGATGAAATAGTAGAAGATAGTTACAATAAATATCGAGAACTAGTATTTGAAAATCCTAACTTCTACAATTATTTCTTTGAAGCTACACCAATCAAAGAAATTTCAAGTTTAAACATTGGTTCGCGTCCAGCCTCACGTAAGAAAATTACTGATATTGGTGGATTAAGGGCTATCCCATGGGTATTCTCATGGTCACAAAGTAGAATCATGCTTCCTGGTTGGTATGGAGTAGGAACAGCATTTTCTAATTACATAAACAAAGATAAAGGTAATATTGAAAAGCTTCGTAAAATGTATAAAGAGTGGCCATTCTTCACATCATTATTATCAAATGTAGACATGGTTATGGCAAAATCAGATATGGATATAGCTAGAGAATATGCTAACTTGTGTAAAGAAGAAGAAACTAAAAAGATATATGAAGAAATTTTAAGAGAATGGAATTTAACAAAACAAGTAGTTTTAGAAATTTCAGAACATAAAGAGTTCCTAGAAGATAATACTTATTTAACTCAAAGTTTAGAAAATAGGTTACAGTACTTTAATACATTAAATTTAATTCAATTAGAGTTAATTAAACGTTCAAGAGAAGGTAAATTACTTGAATCACAAATTAATACAATTCACATAACAATTAACGGGGTAGCTACAGGACTTAGAAACTCAGGATAA
- the glgB gene encoding 1,4-alpha-glucan branching protein GlgB, producing the protein MNNNMAEYLFHEGTNYHSHKYLGSFLNGDKCIFRVWAPNAVKVFVTGEFCSWHPHTHEMKLINDKGVFEVELSGIKQYDAYKYVIVTKSGTELWKADPYAKHAETRPLTASKVYSLPYYEWKDSKWMKNREVPYHCPMNIYEVHLGSWKHHEDGRELSYRELAHTLVDYVKDMNYTHIELLPITEYPYDKSWGYQTTGYFSPTSRYGTPEDFMYFVDRCHQNNIGVILDWVPGHFTKDAHGLYEFDGTHCYEYSDTRKMEHEGWGTRVFDYGRNEVRSFLTSSAVSWIEDYHIDGIRVDAVSSMIFLNYCRDEEKSARNIYGGFENLEAIDFLKNLNLYIKENYPGVSMIAEESTSYSKVTAAVDHGGLGFDFKWNMGWMNDSLDYLETDSFFRKGVHNKFTFSMHYAFSENFILPISHDEVVHGKKSLLDKSPVPYEDKFGNFKAFLGYMYAHPGKKLTFMGIDIAQFIEWDEERELDWLLMLYPKHVFTHRYVKELNKYYKSTPALWENDSDWDGFKWHVVDDNNNNVFAFSRIDRSGKEVLVVTNFSNQVLKHYEIGVNTWGSYKIVLNSDAKKYDGLAISNRNLKTINKEKNEFKYTLSINIPPYTTMYIEKK; encoded by the coding sequence GTGAACAATAATATGGCAGAATATTTATTCCATGAAGGGACCAATTACCATAGCCATAAATATTTAGGATCATTTTTAAATGGGGATAAATGTATATTTCGAGTATGGGCGCCAAATGCAGTTAAGGTATTTGTAACTGGTGAGTTTTGTTCTTGGCATCCGCATACTCATGAAATGAAATTAATTAATGATAAAGGTGTATTTGAAGTTGAGCTTAGTGGTATTAAGCAATATGATGCATATAAATACGTAATAGTTACTAAAAGTGGAACTGAGTTATGGAAAGCAGATCCATATGCAAAGCATGCTGAAACTAGACCATTAACAGCTTCAAAAGTTTATTCATTACCTTACTATGAATGGAAAGATAGCAAATGGATGAAAAATAGAGAGGTTCCTTATCATTGTCCAATGAATATATATGAAGTTCATTTAGGGTCATGGAAACATCATGAAGATGGTAGGGAATTAAGTTATAGAGAATTGGCTCATACATTAGTAGACTATGTTAAAGATATGAACTACACTCATATAGAATTGTTACCTATAACTGAATATCCTTATGATAAATCATGGGGGTATCAAACAACCGGATATTTTTCACCGACATCTAGATATGGAACACCTGAAGACTTTATGTATTTTGTTGACCGTTGTCATCAAAATAATATTGGAGTAATTTTAGATTGGGTACCTGGACATTTTACAAAAGATGCTCATGGATTATATGAATTTGATGGGACACATTGTTATGAGTATTCAGATACAAGAAAAATGGAACATGAAGGCTGGGGAACTAGAGTCTTCGACTATGGACGAAATGAAGTAAGATCCTTTTTAACATCAAGTGCAGTTTCTTGGATAGAAGATTATCATATTGATGGTATTAGGGTAGATGCTGTAAGTTCAATGATATTTTTAAACTATTGTCGAGATGAGGAAAAATCTGCAAGAAATATCTACGGTGGTTTTGAAAATTTAGAAGCAATTGATTTCTTAAAAAATTTAAATCTTTACATAAAAGAAAACTATCCTGGTGTTTCAATGATAGCTGAAGAATCGACAAGTTATTCAAAAGTAACAGCCGCTGTTGACCATGGAGGTTTAGGATTTGACTTTAAGTGGAATATGGGATGGATGAATGACAGTCTTGATTATTTAGAAACAGATTCTTTCTTCAGAAAAGGAGTACATAACAAATTTACTTTCTCAATGCATTATGCGTTTTCAGAAAATTTCATCTTGCCTATTTCACATGATGAAGTAGTACATGGGAAAAAATCGCTATTAGATAAAAGTCCTGTTCCTTATGAAGATAAGTTTGGTAATTTTAAGGCATTCTTAGGATATATGTATGCACATCCCGGGAAAAAACTGACATTTATGGGAATTGATATTGCTCAGTTTATTGAATGGGATGAAGAAAGAGAATTAGATTGGTTATTAATGCTTTATCCAAAACATGTATTCACACATAGATATGTTAAAGAACTTAACAAGTACTATAAATCTACACCTGCATTATGGGAAAACGATAGTGACTGGGACGGATTTAAATGGCATGTTGTGGACGATAATAACAATAATGTTTTTGCTTTCTCACGTATAGACAGATCTGGTAAAGAAGTACTAGTAGTTACTAACTTTTCAAATCAAGTATTAAAACATTATGAAATAGGAGTAAATACTTGGGGAAGTTATAAAATAGTATTGAACTCGGATGCTAAGAAATATGATGGATTAGCAATTTCAAATAGAAATTTAAAAACTATAAATAAAGAGAAAAATGAATTTAAATATACTTTGAGTATAAACATACCACCTTATACAACGATGTATATAGAAAAGAAATAA
- the gyrA gene encoding DNA gyrase subunit A produces the protein MEDNKNNITLRNITTEIENSFLDYSMSVIVSRALPDVRDGLKPVHRRILYAFNDLGLTYDKPYKKSAFVVGEVMAKYHPHGDSATYGTIVRLAQDFNSRYPLVDGQGNFGSIDGDSAAAMRYTEARMSKIASELLRDINKDTVDMQDNYDGTKQEPKVLPARIPNLLVNGSSGIAVGMATNIPPHNLGEVIDGVIALADNSEITIAELMSKIKGPDFPTGSFLLGRSGIVKAYTTGRGSVIMRGKTEIEQMKNGKERIIITEIPYQVNKAKLVEKIAELARDKKIEGVTDLRDESNLKGIRIVIELRRDVNSNVILNNLYKLTPLQSSFGVNMIALVNGVPKLLNLKEVLYYYLEHQKEVVVRRTKFDLKKAQARAHILEGLRIALDNIDRIISLIRGSQTAEEAKAGLIDQFGLTEIQAQAILDMRLQRLTGLERDKIEEEYSKLMELIADLEDILAKPERVIQIVKDELLEVKEKFGDKRRSIIIEGQVDQIENEDLIEKEQIIITLSHNQYIKRLAASTYKSQGRGGRGVNGMTTNDEDNVAYMLSCSTHDHILFFTDKGKVYTLKGYEINQMSRQSKGIPIINLLEIEKEEKVNSIIAISDLQEEGTNLIFSTKYGIIKKSKLGDYASILKKGKIALKLDEDDSLIDVQRITDDQDIMIVTANGQAIRINAEKVRTMGRVSRGVKGITLSPDDYVVGMEVVDESKKILTVTENGIGKISKSTEFNVINRGGKGVKVAKVTKKTGKIVAVKSIAGNEDLMIMTDQGIIIRIDVSTISTLGRTATGVKVINLVDDQKVATVTLAAKEESYEDE, from the coding sequence ATGGAAGATAATAAAAATAATATTACCTTAAGAAACATAACAACTGAAATTGAAAATTCATTTTTAGATTATTCAATGAGTGTTATTGTATCACGTGCATTACCAGATGTGCGTGATGGGTTAAAACCAGTTCATAGAAGAATACTTTATGCTTTTAATGATTTAGGGTTAACATATGACAAACCTTACAAAAAAAGTGCCTTCGTTGTAGGGGAAGTAATGGCGAAGTATCACCCTCATGGTGACTCTGCAACATATGGAACAATTGTACGTTTAGCACAAGATTTCAATAGTAGATATCCTTTAGTAGATGGACAAGGGAACTTTGGTTCTATTGATGGAGATAGTGCTGCTGCGATGCGTTATACTGAAGCTAGAATGAGTAAAATAGCTTCTGAGTTACTACGTGATATTAACAAAGATACTGTTGATATGCAAGATAACTACGATGGAACAAAACAAGAACCAAAAGTATTACCAGCAAGAATTCCAAACTTGTTAGTTAACGGAAGTAGCGGTATTGCCGTTGGTATGGCGACTAATATTCCACCTCATAACTTAGGTGAAGTTATCGATGGGGTAATCGCATTAGCTGATAACTCTGAAATAACAATTGCTGAACTAATGTCTAAAATTAAAGGACCTGACTTCCCAACAGGATCATTCCTATTAGGACGTAGTGGGATAGTTAAAGCATATACAACAGGACGTGGTTCTGTAATTATGCGTGGTAAAACTGAAATTGAACAAATGAAAAATGGTAAGGAAAGAATTATTATTACAGAAATTCCTTATCAAGTAAATAAAGCGAAATTAGTTGAAAAAATTGCTGAACTAGCTCGTGATAAGAAAATTGAAGGTGTTACAGACCTTCGAGATGAAAGTAACTTAAAAGGTATCAGAATTGTAATTGAATTACGTCGAGATGTTAATAGTAACGTAATCTTAAACAATTTATACAAATTAACACCATTACAAAGTTCATTTGGTGTTAACATGATTGCTCTTGTAAATGGAGTACCTAAGTTATTAAATCTTAAAGAAGTACTTTACTATTACTTAGAGCACCAAAAAGAAGTAGTAGTTAGAAGAACTAAATTCGATCTTAAAAAAGCACAAGCTCGTGCCCACATATTAGAAGGTTTACGAATTGCTTTAGATAATATCGATAGAATAATTAGCTTAATCCGTGGTTCTCAAACTGCTGAAGAAGCAAAAGCTGGACTGATTGATCAATTTGGATTAACTGAAATTCAAGCACAAGCGATTTTAGATATGCGTCTGCAAAGACTTACAGGTTTAGAACGTGATAAAATTGAAGAAGAATATAGTAAACTTATGGAACTTATCGCTGACTTAGAAGATATTCTAGCTAAACCAGAACGTGTAATTCAAATCGTTAAAGATGAATTACTTGAAGTTAAGGAAAAATTCGGAGACAAACGTCGTAGTATAATTATTGAAGGACAAGTAGATCAAATCGAGAACGAAGATTTAATTGAAAAAGAACAAATCATAATTACACTATCTCATAACCAATATATTAAACGTCTTGCTGCAAGTACATATAAATCACAAGGACGTGGTGGACGTGGAGTAAATGGTATGACTACAAATGATGAGGATAATGTAGCTTATATGCTAAGTTGTTCAACTCATGATCATATCCTATTCTTTACAGATAAAGGTAAGGTTTATACTCTTAAAGGTTATGAAATTAACCAAATGAGTAGACAATCTAAAGGAATACCAATTATTAATCTATTAGAAATTGAAAAAGAAGAAAAAGTAAACTCTATTATAGCTATTTCTGATTTACAAGAAGAAGGAACAAACTTAATATTCTCAACTAAGTATGGTATCATTAAGAAATCTAAATTAGGAGATTACGCAAGTATTCTTAAGAAAGGTAAGATTGCCCTTAAACTTGATGAAGATGACTCATTAATCGATGTTCAAAGAATTACAGATGATCAAGATATTATGATCGTTACAGCAAATGGACAAGCAATTAGAATTAATGCTGAAAAAGTTCGTACAATGGGGCGTGTAAGTCGCGGTGTTAAAGGTATCACACTTTCCCCAGATGACTATGTAGTAGGTATGGAAGTAGTTGATGAATCTAAGAAAATTTTAACAGTAACAGAAAATGGTATTGGTAAAATTTCTAAATCTACGGAATTCAATGTAATTAACCGTGGAGGAAAAGGTGTTAAAGTAGCAAAAGTTACGAAGAAAACAGGTAAGATTGTAGCGGTTAAATCAATCGCAGGAAATGAAGATTTAATGATAATGACTGATCAAGGAATTATTATTAGAATAGATGTCTCTACAATCAGTACATTAGGAAGAACAGCGACTGGAGTTAAAGTTATTAACCTAGTTGATGATCAGAAAGTAGCAACTGTAACTTTAGCAGCTAAAGAAGAAAGCTACGAAGACGAATAG